Part of the Geodermatophilus obscurus DSM 43160 genome is shown below.
GCGTCGATGTACTGGTCGACGTTGTCGGCGGTGACGACCGGGGCGTCGAGCACGATCCGCTGCGGCACCCCCTGGGAGGAGAGGTCGGACAGGCTCTTGCCCTGCGCGATCAGCCGGGCGAGCGCGATCCCGTCCGCGGCCTGGGTGTGCGGGTAGATGACCGTCGCGTCGAGCACCGACTGGCCGCCCTGGATCTCGCGCATCGCGTTGGCCGACCCGGCACCACCGACCATGAAGAACTCGTCCCGGCCGGCGTTGGTGATGGCGGCCAGGACACCGACGCCCTGGTCGTCGTCGTGGTTCCAGATGGCGTCGATCTGCGGCGCGGCCTGCAGCAGGTTGGCCGCGGTCCGCTCCCCGCCCTCGACGGTGAAGTCCGCCGCCACGCGGTTGTCCACGTTGAGGCCGCACTCGGACAGCGCGTCGGCGAAGCCCTGGCTGCGGTCCTGCGTCAGGGGCAGCGAGTCGATGCCGGCGATCTCCGCGACGACCGCGTCGGGCTGGTCGCCCAGCTGCGTGCAGATGTACTGGCCGGCCGAGACGCCCATGCCGTAGTTGTCGCCGAGGACGGTGGCCCGGGCGGCGAAGGGGCTGTTGAACTCGCGGTCGACGTTGACGACGGTGATGCCGGCCTCCATGGCCCGCAGTGCGACCGGGGTGAGCGCGGCGCCGTCGAAGGGGAGCAGCACGATCGCGTCGACGCCCTCGTTGATGAAGGTCTCGACCTGGCTGATCTGGGTGCTGACGTCGTTGGTGCCCTCGGCGACGCTCAGCTCGACGTCCCCGTAGCGCTCGGCCTCGGCCTGCGCGGCCTGGCTGATGCCGGCCATCCAGCCGTGGTCGGCGGCCGGGGCGGAGAACCCGATGCGCACCGTCTCGCCGGCCTCGTCGTTGGGGCTGGCGGCCTCGCCTCCGCCCCCGCCCCCGCCCCCGCCGCCGGAGGCCTCGGGGGTGTTGCTCGTGCAGCCGGCGACCAGGACGCCGGCGCCGAGAACGGCGAGCGCGGTCGACGTGACACGACGGAACGGGCGCTGCCTCGCTGCAGACATTTTCTCTCCTCGGGAATCGCCTCCCTGGCTGTCGTCGGCCAGGTGGTGGGTCGTGCGGGTGGTGCCGGTCCGGGACGGGTGCGCCCCGGACCTCGTCAGGGGCGGTCGGTCGTCGCGCCGGGCGCGAGGCCGCCGGGGCCGCCGGGGGTCGCGCCGCCGGAGACCGTGCCGGCCGCGCCGGCCGGGGCGGGCGGGCTGCCGGTGCCGGAGCCGCGGCCGAGCCGGCCGAGGCTGAAGGAGCCGGTCGCCAGCCGCATCTGCAGCAGGACGGCGACGACGATGATCACGCCGCGGGCGACCGCCTGGGCGGAGCTGGACAGGTTGTTCAGCGTGAAGACGTTGCCGAGCGTGGTGAAGATCAGCACGCCCAGGACGGTGCCGACGATGGTGCCGCGGCCGCCGATGAGCAGCGTGCCGCCGATGACCACCGCGGCGATCGCGTCGAGCTCGTAGAGCGTGCCGTGGGTGGAGCTGCCGGTCGTCGTCCGGGCCATGAGCATGACCGCGGCGATGCCGCAGGTGACGCCGGAGAGCACGTAGAGCCACATGGTGTGCCGCTGCACCCGGATGCCGGCCAACCGCGCGGCCTCGGCGTTGCCGCCGACGGCGAAGGTGCGCCGGCCGAACGTCGTGCGGTTGAGCAGCACCCACCCGGCGATCGCGACCAGCGCGAAGATCACCACGAGCGTGGGGACGCCGAGGACGTCGCCGGAGAAGAAGGCCAGGAAGTCGCGGTCCTGCACGATCTGGGTGCGCCGGTTGGCGATGATCTCCGCCAGGCCGCGGGCGGCCGCCAGCATGGCCAGGGTGGCGATGAAGGCGACGAGCTTGCCGTAGGCGATGACGATCCCGTTGACCAGCCCGCACCCGGCGCCCACCAGGAGCGCGGTGACCACCATGACGATCCAGTGGAAGTCCGCCGCCATCGCCTGGGTGGCCAGCGTCGTCGCCCACACCGAGGACAGCGCCACGATCGCGCCCACCGAGAGGTCGATGCCGCCGCCGATGATCACGAACGTCATCCCGATGCTCACCACGCCGATCACGGCGGCCAGCCGCAGGATGGTGAGCACGTTGTCGACGGCGAGGAACCGGTCGGGGGCGGTGGCGGTGCCGACGATGCAGAGCACCGCCAGGGCGACGACCAGGCCGAGGTTGCGGCCCACGGGACCGGCGAGGAACCCTGCCCCGCTGCGGCGCCCCGCCGTGCCGGAGGGCTGCCGGGGAGCGTCCGTCCCCGTCGCCA
Proteins encoded:
- a CDS encoding substrate-binding domain-containing protein; translation: MSAARQRPFRRVTSTALAVLGAGVLVAGCTSNTPEASGGGGGGGGGGEAASPNDEAGETVRIGFSAPAADHGWMAGISQAAQAEAERYGDVELSVAEGTNDVSTQISQVETFINEGVDAIVLLPFDGAALTPVALRAMEAGITVVNVDREFNSPFAARATVLGDNYGMGVSAGQYICTQLGDQPDAVVAEIAGIDSLPLTQDRSQGFADALSECGLNVDNRVAADFTVEGGERTAANLLQAAPQIDAIWNHDDDQGVGVLAAITNAGRDEFFMVGGAGSANAMREIQGGQSVLDATVIYPHTQAADGIALARLIAQGKSLSDLSSQGVPQRIVLDAPVVTADNVDQYIDAAFES
- a CDS encoding ABC transporter permease, with the protein product MSSTTVATGTDAPRQPSGTAGRRSGAGFLAGPVGRNLGLVVALAVLCIVGTATAPDRFLAVDNVLTILRLAAVIGVVSIGMTFVIIGGGIDLSVGAIVALSSVWATTLATQAMAADFHWIVMVVTALLVGAGCGLVNGIVIAYGKLVAFIATLAMLAAARGLAEIIANRRTQIVQDRDFLAFFSGDVLGVPTLVVIFALVAIAGWVLLNRTTFGRRTFAVGGNAEAARLAGIRVQRHTMWLYVLSGVTCGIAAVMLMARTTTGSSTHGTLYELDAIAAVVIGGTLLIGGRGTIVGTVLGVLIFTTLGNVFTLNNLSSSAQAVARGVIIVVAVLLQMRLATGSFSLGRLGRGSGTGSPPAPAGAAGTVSGGATPGGPGGLAPGATTDRP